A stretch of Pseudomonas sp. CCC3.1 DNA encodes these proteins:
- a CDS encoding DUF4123 domain-containing protein: MTSESLNPQQWLADNPLLAGERLYAVISSTSNADPLAAYRQRGGIEPPIALWAETPYADWLPVMPYLLSLTPDSEFVQWVAQTDADDWGWLAVSTAAPELIAAHLRGLTHVLMPAGEAVFFRFWDGRHWLPILQHLGTEASDVLPMFDRYWVNGEPVAVGQGATRPAQSFPWWEVPKDLLNTLAEKDLSNVIDNLMQWLKETQTALYFSTPEPGLRQKVEHFVTLADSTQDNDNQRFMAYLQRELGQ; the protein is encoded by the coding sequence GTGACATCTGAATCCCTCAATCCGCAGCAATGGCTGGCAGATAACCCGTTGCTTGCTGGCGAACGCCTGTACGCCGTGATCAGTTCCACCAGCAATGCCGACCCGCTCGCCGCCTACCGTCAACGGGGCGGTATCGAGCCCCCCATCGCGCTGTGGGCCGAAACACCCTATGCCGATTGGCTGCCCGTCATGCCTTATTTACTGAGCCTGACGCCTGACAGCGAATTTGTGCAGTGGGTCGCGCAAACCGACGCTGACGATTGGGGCTGGCTGGCGGTATCGACGGCCGCCCCTGAACTCATCGCCGCGCATCTGCGCGGCCTGACCCACGTCTTGATGCCCGCTGGCGAAGCAGTGTTTTTCAGGTTTTGGGACGGCCGCCACTGGCTGCCGATTCTCCAGCACCTAGGTACAGAGGCCAGTGATGTTTTGCCGATGTTTGACCGCTATTGGGTCAACGGCGAGCCCGTAGCGGTAGGCCAAGGTGCAACGCGCCCAGCTCAATCATTTCCCTGGTGGGAAGTCCCCAAAGACCTGCTCAACACCCTCGCCGAAAAGGACCTCAGCAACGTGATCGACAACCTGATGCAGTGGCTGAAAGAAACTCAAACCGCGCTGTATTTCTCCACGCCTGAGCCGGGCTTGCGCCAGAAAGTCGAACATTTCGTAACGCTGGCGGATTCAACCCAAGACAACGATAACCAGCGTTTTATGGCCTACCTGCAACGGGAACTCGGCCAATGA
- a CDS encoding RHS repeat-associated core domain-containing protein — translation MSANTPTGEKSILPDVPTILLQLNDCLQGYREQTDKFYGGMLDAEQKFSAGVSTITRPIKRRGPSNNYAQCAIDGTLTLVHAFESSHFVPIGNTPVRLTPLRPHPLSGRNKGFEEAIDAPEINTFIDESGRKLLEGCKPNQEYRVTFYPDITPQQIDAYFNSYQGLLNELGSWLTAQWETDYLPLWQAYEQANGAGRLWMNVEAMIQGVLDSLMGLWENIKKLFDIVTHPQDNLIRLSTLLSADQLDKLLNATKESLNTLYVVATDEPLLWSYFSALIAWLQLLPPPTLSEIVGLLVSEVLIDIGLCVVLTGGMGLAAKVVTKAVDGVITTAKSTQLLDAFIDMLMRTSKARSTPHAETSKPILLQGEGVFNSAKKGPIEVFHPESGAVTESISDATFAVRAKPHSYTELRQVQHVDDAPAQSRTPNDKAAEPAKDTQTNGCPVSMVTGEELLTLTDGVLDGALPLEWTRLYRTSAVEINGDLGFGWSHTLSHRLQRDGDDLLWTDHENRQTRFPHPSAQRPAIINSLAKAAIYLGDKDNELILAHAGKNSRFYHFNDLRLSAISDAYGNRLKISYRDGRLHRIDNGAGRALLLRYDHARLSAVDYQHYDESREFAERSNAHHATHRVHLERWTTLHTQVTYRYNDAGQLISASNALQETEHYRYDAEHVIQERQLAGGAAFYWAWQHAGKQARCTRHWANFGQMDATYEWDDNGSVTVKNRDGSQQVYVHDDNARLISQTDPDGAEHHKAYDEKGRLIAEKDPLGAVTEYQYNEAGQLTALIPPATEPTFYSYFNGHVRKVQRGLASWKYEHNPQGDITRQTDPDGNITHYTYTAKGQLSGLYYPDGSQHTLTWNPLGQLLDETLPDGTQRHYRYDAQGRKITQQDERGAITQYQWDAVSRLIQTTLPGGKTRAWSYNAYGKVTAERDERGHITRYEYADNLHLISRRINPDGSQLNYRYDNARLLLTGIENERHEHYQLEYHPNGLIRQEIGFDGRKTAYAYDLNGHLLEKTDYPDTDHPDSEALKTTYQRDPAGRLLIKTLPDGSEITYTYDTLGRLTAVDDDKWPLAYEYDLQDRLISEHQGWATLRYQYDTLGQLSDCRLPDGNRLHYHYQKGGALKAIDLNGQRLTGHRYEAGLETIRQQGHLVSHYQYDEQGRLQDHAVSQLNARGHIDADPLYRRNYRYDANGNLSLLSDSRKGQKSYAYDPLDRLTEVRGKHPEHFIHDPAGNLLDQSTEVRRHGSYANIKGNRLLMQGDSHFDYDAYGNLRQERRGAGQCLTRNYRYDSQHRLIGITLPDGSQVAYRYDPFGRRIAKEVDGTTTQFIWQGERLIAESAQQKGRYGLSHYSSYLYEPGTFKPLALLQGEGKNAQIYHYQLDHLGTPQELTAHTGRIVWSAHYRAYGNVHKLDVADVINPLRFQGQYYDEESGLHYNRHRYYNPNTGRYLTPDPIKLAGGLNSYQYVPNPTGWVDPLGLSARCPGGKDTPACERPNELSPPEVSRNGAFKQAKLEAGIPRTQQPDFVYDPQTGKTIQYKYMKMTDINNGAIFNESGKPVLTREYQFTRADGSKIIIQDHSAGHKFFAPENIGDQKAHLNLRPISNRRTGKVPGTRDHFYFKGKK, via the coding sequence ATGAGTGCCAACACCCCGACCGGGGAAAAGAGCATTTTGCCGGATGTGCCGACGATTCTGCTGCAACTCAACGACTGCCTGCAGGGCTACCGCGAACAGACCGACAAATTCTATGGCGGCATGCTCGATGCCGAGCAAAAGTTCAGTGCCGGTGTTAGCACCATCACCCGTCCTATCAAGCGCCGTGGCCCGTCCAATAACTATGCCCAGTGTGCGATAGACGGAACCTTGACGCTGGTTCACGCCTTTGAGTCCTCACACTTTGTACCGATTGGCAACACCCCGGTACGCCTGACTCCTCTGCGTCCACATCCCCTGAGTGGAAGAAACAAAGGCTTTGAAGAAGCCATCGATGCCCCTGAGATCAACACATTCATTGATGAAAGCGGGAGAAAACTGCTCGAAGGATGCAAACCCAATCAGGAATACCGCGTCACGTTCTACCCCGATATAACCCCTCAGCAGATCGACGCCTACTTCAACTCTTATCAGGGCCTGCTCAACGAGCTAGGCAGTTGGCTGACGGCTCAATGGGAGACCGATTATTTACCGTTGTGGCAGGCGTATGAGCAAGCCAACGGCGCAGGCCGTCTGTGGATGAATGTTGAGGCGATGATCCAGGGCGTTCTCGATTCCTTGATGGGTCTGTGGGAGAACATAAAGAAGCTGTTCGACATCGTGACCCACCCGCAGGACAACCTCATAAGACTGAGCACTCTTCTCAGTGCTGATCAACTCGACAAACTATTAAACGCTACCAAAGAGTCACTCAACACCCTGTATGTGGTGGCCACTGACGAGCCGCTGCTGTGGTCGTATTTCTCGGCACTTATTGCGTGGCTCCAGTTATTACCGCCTCCCACCCTTAGCGAAATAGTCGGGCTCTTAGTGAGCGAAGTGCTGATAGACATCGGCCTCTGCGTGGTCCTGACTGGCGGTATGGGATTGGCTGCAAAAGTCGTCACAAAGGCCGTTGATGGCGTGATAACAACAGCCAAGTCCACGCAGTTGCTGGATGCATTTATCGACATGCTGATGCGCACCAGCAAAGCCCGCTCGACGCCCCACGCTGAAACCAGCAAACCCATACTGTTGCAGGGTGAAGGCGTTTTTAATTCGGCGAAAAAAGGCCCAATTGAGGTCTTTCATCCAGAGAGTGGAGCGGTCACAGAATCCATCTCCGACGCCACATTCGCCGTGCGTGCAAAGCCTCACAGCTACACCGAGCTCAGGCAGGTCCAGCACGTCGACGACGCTCCCGCTCAATCCAGAACCCCCAACGACAAAGCCGCTGAGCCGGCCAAAGACACCCAAACCAATGGCTGTCCGGTGTCAATGGTCACCGGCGAAGAACTGCTGACCCTGACCGATGGCGTGCTCGACGGCGCGCTGCCACTGGAGTGGACGCGCCTGTACCGCACCAGTGCCGTCGAGATAAACGGCGATCTGGGATTTGGCTGGAGCCACACGCTGTCCCATCGCCTGCAACGCGATGGCGACGACCTGCTGTGGACCGATCACGAAAACCGTCAGACCCGTTTTCCGCACCCCAGCGCGCAACGCCCGGCCATCATCAACAGCCTGGCCAAGGCCGCGATTTACCTGGGCGACAAAGACAACGAACTGATCCTCGCGCACGCCGGAAAAAACAGCCGCTTCTACCACTTCAACGACCTGCGCCTGTCGGCCATCAGCGACGCCTACGGCAATCGCCTCAAAATCTCCTACCGCGACGGGCGCCTGCACCGCATCGATAACGGCGCCGGTCGCGCCTTGCTGTTGCGTTATGACCACGCTCGCCTTAGCGCGGTGGACTACCAGCACTACGATGAAAGCCGCGAATTTGCCGAGCGCTCAAACGCTCACCACGCCACACACCGCGTGCACCTTGAGCGCTGGACCACCCTGCACACACAGGTCACCTACCGCTACAACGACGCCGGCCAACTGATCAGCGCCAGCAATGCGCTGCAAGAAACCGAGCATTACCGCTACGACGCCGAACACGTCATTCAAGAACGGCAACTGGCCGGTGGCGCGGCGTTTTACTGGGCGTGGCAACACGCGGGCAAACAGGCGCGCTGCACCCGTCACTGGGCCAACTTCGGGCAGATGGACGCCACCTACGAGTGGGATGACAACGGTTCGGTCACGGTCAAAAACCGTGACGGCAGCCAGCAGGTGTATGTGCACGACGACAACGCCCGACTGATCAGCCAAACCGACCCGGACGGCGCCGAACACCACAAAGCCTACGACGAAAAAGGCCGCCTGATCGCCGAAAAAGACCCGCTCGGCGCCGTCACCGAATACCAGTACAACGAAGCCGGGCAACTCACCGCACTCATTCCACCCGCGACCGAACCGACGTTCTACAGCTACTTCAACGGCCACGTGCGCAAAGTGCAACGCGGCCTGGCGAGCTGGAAATACGAACACAACCCCCAAGGTGACATCACCCGCCAGACCGACCCCGACGGCAACATCACCCACTACACATACACGGCCAAAGGCCAACTGAGCGGCCTGTATTACCCGGACGGCAGCCAGCACACCCTGACCTGGAACCCGCTCGGGCAACTGCTCGACGAAACCCTGCCCGATGGCACGCAACGGCATTACCGCTACGACGCCCAGGGTCGCAAAATCACCCAGCAGGACGAACGCGGCGCCATCACCCAGTACCAATGGGACGCTGTCAGCCGCCTGATCCAAACCACCTTGCCCGGCGGCAAAACCCGCGCCTGGAGCTACAACGCTTACGGCAAAGTCACTGCCGAGCGCGACGAACGCGGTCACATCACCCGCTACGAATACGCCGACAACCTGCACCTGATCAGCCGCCGCATCAACCCGGACGGCAGCCAGCTCAACTACCGCTACGACAACGCCCGCCTGCTGCTGACCGGCATCGAAAACGAACGCCACGAACACTACCAGCTGGAGTACCACCCCAACGGCCTGATCCGGCAGGAAATCGGTTTTGACGGCCGCAAAACCGCCTACGCCTACGACCTCAACGGCCACCTGCTGGAAAAAACCGACTACCCGGACACCGACCACCCCGACAGCGAAGCCCTGAAAACCACCTACCAACGCGACCCCGCCGGACGCTTGCTGATCAAAACCCTGCCAGACGGCAGCGAAATCACCTACACCTACGACACCCTGGGCCGCCTCACCGCCGTCGATGATGATAAATGGCCACTGGCCTACGAATACGACCTGCAAGACCGCCTCATCAGCGAACATCAGGGCTGGGCCACCCTGCGCTACCAATACGACACACTCGGCCAACTCAGCGACTGCCGCCTGCCCGACGGCAACCGCCTGCACTACCACTACCAAAAAGGCGGTGCCCTCAAAGCCATCGACCTCAACGGCCAGCGCCTCACCGGCCACCGCTACGAAGCGGGTCTGGAAACCATTCGCCAACAAGGCCATCTGGTCAGCCACTACCAATACGATGAACAAGGCCGACTGCAAGACCACGCCGTCAGCCAACTGAACGCCCGTGGCCACATCGACGCCGACCCGCTGTACCGACGCAACTACCGATACGACGCCAACGGCAACCTCAGCCTGCTCAGCGACAGCCGCAAAGGGCAAAAAAGCTACGCCTACGACCCACTCGACCGCCTGACCGAAGTGCGCGGCAAACACCCCGAACACTTCATCCACGACCCTGCGGGCAACCTGCTCGACCAAAGCACTGAGGTCCGCAGACACGGCAGCTACGCCAACATCAAAGGCAACCGCCTGCTGATGCAAGGCGACAGCCATTTTGACTACGACGCCTACGGCAACCTCCGCCAGGAACGACGCGGCGCAGGCCAATGCCTGACCCGCAACTACCGCTACGACAGCCAACACCGGCTGATCGGCATCACCCTGCCGGACGGCAGCCAAGTGGCCTACCGCTACGACCCCTTCGGCCGACGCATCGCCAAAGAAGTCGACGGCACCACCACCCAATTCATCTGGCAAGGCGAACGCCTGATCGCCGAAAGCGCCCAACAAAAAGGCCGCTACGGCCTCAGCCACTACAGCAGCTACCTCTACGAGCCGGGCACCTTCAAACCCCTGGCCCTGCTACAAGGCGAAGGTAAAAACGCACAGATCTACCACTACCAACTCGACCACCTCGGCACCCCGCAAGAACTCACTGCCCACACCGGCCGAATCGTCTGGTCGGCGCACTACCGCGCCTACGGCAACGTACACAAACTCGACGTTGCAGACGTCATCAACCCGCTGCGCTTCCAGGGCCAGTATTACGACGAAGAAAGCGGACTACACTACAACCGCCATCGCTACTACAATCCCAACACCGGCCGCTACCTGACCCCCGACCCGATCAAACTGGCGGGTGGACTGAACAGCTACCAGTACGTGCCCAACCCCACGGGGTGGGTGGATCCGTTGGGGTTGAGTGCTAGGTGTCCCGGTGGGAAAGATACCCCAGCGTGTGAACGGCCAAATGAACTGAGTCCTCCCGAGGTCTCTCGAAACGGTGCTTTTAAGCAGGCTAAGCTTGAGGCGGGAATACCCAGGACACAACAGCCTGATTTTGTATATGATCCCCAAACAGGGAAAACAATCCAGTATAAATACATGAAGATGACCGACATAAATAACGGCGCTATTTTTAATGAAAGTGGCAAGCCCGTATTAACGAGAGAATATCAATTCACTCGCGCCGATGGCTCAAAAATAATTATCCAAGACCATAGTGCGGGCCATAAATTTTTCGCCCCTGAAAATATTGGCGATCAAAAAGCACACTTAAATTTAAGACCGATCAGCAACCGTAGAACAGGTAAAGTGCCAGGCACAAGAGATCACTTCTATTTCAAGGGCAAAAAATGA
- a CDS encoding MFS transporter, with protein MHQIWKSFRALYFASLMMLIGSGLLSTYLALRLAADNVDGLWIGALMAANYCGLVLGGKLGHRLIARVGHIRAYATCAGIVGAAVLCHGLTDWLPVWLLLRLIVGLGMMCQYMVIESWLNEQADAKQRGVVFSLYMIASYLGLMLGQLILVIHPALGLELLMLVAMCFALCLVPVAMTRRIHPAPLRPAPMDPKFFIKRVPQSLIAVMGAGLLIGSFYGLAPLYASQQGLSTELVGLYMGCCIFAGLVSQWPLGWLSDRYDRPLLIRIFALLLGVAALPLAIFPEVPVEVLFVAGFLCALLQFCIYPLAVAFANDHIESERRVSLTAMLLVTYGIGASVGPLLAGVLMKVLGSQMLYAFFSVTSLILVWRIRPNAVTNLHQVDDAPLHHVAMPDSMSSSPLVAALDPRVDEQVVQDQMVDGVEVVGEPEVEVEPAITPEMGGPEPDVKS; from the coding sequence ATGCACCAAATCTGGAAGTCTTTTCGAGCGTTATATTTCGCCTCGCTGATGATGCTGATCGGCTCGGGTCTGTTGAGCACCTACCTCGCCTTGCGTCTGGCGGCTGACAATGTCGACGGGCTATGGATTGGTGCCCTGATGGCGGCCAACTACTGTGGTCTGGTACTGGGCGGCAAACTGGGGCACCGGCTCATTGCCCGGGTCGGCCACATACGGGCCTACGCGACCTGCGCCGGTATCGTCGGTGCCGCGGTGCTGTGCCACGGCCTGACCGACTGGCTACCGGTATGGCTGCTGCTGCGTCTGATCGTCGGCCTCGGCATGATGTGCCAGTACATGGTCATCGAGAGCTGGCTCAACGAGCAGGCCGACGCCAAACAGCGTGGCGTGGTGTTTAGCCTGTACATGATTGCTTCTTATCTGGGGCTGATGCTCGGGCAACTGATACTGGTCATCCACCCGGCTTTGGGGCTAGAACTGCTGATGCTGGTGGCCATGTGCTTTGCCCTGTGCCTGGTACCGGTCGCCATGACCCGACGCATCCACCCGGCGCCTTTGCGGCCTGCGCCGATGGACCCGAAATTCTTCATCAAGCGCGTCCCGCAGTCACTGATCGCCGTGATGGGCGCAGGCCTGCTGATTGGCTCGTTCTACGGCTTGGCACCGCTTTACGCATCGCAACAAGGGCTATCGACCGAACTGGTTGGTCTGTACATGGGGTGCTGCATCTTTGCCGGTTTAGTCTCGCAATGGCCGCTGGGCTGGTTGTCAGACCGCTATGACCGACCGCTGCTGATCCGCATCTTCGCCCTGCTGCTGGGCGTGGCAGCCTTGCCGCTGGCAATCTTCCCTGAAGTGCCCGTCGAAGTCCTGTTCGTGGCTGGCTTCTTGTGCGCGCTGCTGCAATTTTGCATCTACCCGCTGGCCGTGGCCTTTGCCAACGACCACATCGAAAGCGAGCGCCGAGTCTCACTGACCGCCATGCTCCTCGTGACCTACGGCATTGGCGCGAGCGTCGGACCGCTGTTGGCCGGGGTGCTGATGAAAGTACTGGGCAGCCAGATGCTCTATGCATTCTTCAGCGTTACCAGCCTGATACTCGTGTGGCGCATCCGCCCGAACGCCGTCACCAACCTGCACCAGGTCGACGACGCACCGCTGCACCACGTCGCCATGCCCGACAGCATGTCCAGCTCACCTCTGGTGGCAGCGCTTGATCCACGAGTGGACGAGCAAGTGGTGCAGGATCAGATGGTGGATGGGGTTGAAGTGGTGGGGGAGCCTGAGGTTGAGGTAGAGCCTGCGATAACGCCGGAAATGGGCGGGCCGGAACCGGACGTTAAGTCGTAG
- a CDS encoding glutamine synthetase family protein: protein MTAAGFLEGRRLQMARGVMLQCIMGGYPEARFYGSDDSDLALIPDPAQIHRLPWSQTPRALAICDAVELTGTHSRLSTRGQLQAVIARYAALGLAPVVATELEFFVFAANPDPTQPFRPPVGLDGRREDGMSAFSISSNNGLRPFFNEVYECMAALGLPRDTFMHEMGVSQFEINLLHGDPLLLADQTLLFKHLLKEVALKHGLTVVCMAKPLAHTAGSSMHIHQSVVDTGSGRNVFSDEAGQPTATFRHFIGGQQACMADFTALFAPNVNSYQRLYHPFASPNNACWSLDNRSAGLRIPASAPVARRVENRLPGADANPYLAIAASLAAGLHGIEHQLEPTAAIQGVFEVPEALSLPCTLHAALERLKRSDLAKELFGHEFIEGYIASKTLELTSFHDEITPWERRVLATQA from the coding sequence ATGACCGCAGCAGGTTTTCTCGAAGGACGGCGCCTGCAAATGGCCCGAGGCGTCATGCTGCAATGCATCATGGGTGGCTACCCTGAGGCCCGTTTCTACGGCAGCGACGACAGCGACCTCGCCTTGATTCCAGACCCTGCGCAGATCCACCGTTTGCCATGGAGCCAGACGCCACGGGCGCTGGCCATTTGCGACGCGGTTGAACTCACAGGCACCCACTCGCGCCTGTCGACCCGTGGCCAGTTGCAAGCAGTGATCGCCCGTTATGCCGCCCTTGGCCTGGCGCCGGTGGTGGCCACCGAACTTGAATTTTTTGTGTTTGCGGCCAACCCAGACCCGACTCAACCGTTCCGCCCGCCGGTCGGGCTGGACGGTCGCCGCGAAGACGGCATGTCGGCGTTCAGCATCAGCTCCAATAACGGCCTGCGGCCGTTCTTTAATGAGGTGTATGAGTGCATGGCCGCGCTGGGTTTGCCGCGTGACACCTTTATGCACGAGATGGGCGTCAGCCAGTTCGAGATCAACCTGCTGCATGGCGATCCGCTGTTGTTGGCCGATCAGACCCTGCTGTTCAAACATCTGCTTAAAGAAGTCGCGCTCAAGCACGGCCTGACAGTGGTGTGCATGGCCAAGCCATTGGCGCACACGGCGGGCAGCTCGATGCACATTCACCAAAGCGTGGTCGACACGGGCAGCGGGCGTAACGTATTCAGCGATGAAGCGGGGCAACCCACGGCCACCTTCCGCCACTTTATCGGTGGGCAACAGGCGTGCATGGCTGACTTCACGGCGCTGTTTGCACCCAACGTCAACTCGTATCAGCGTCTGTACCACCCGTTTGCATCACCGAACAACGCGTGTTGGTCGCTCGACAATCGCAGCGCCGGTTTGCGAATCCCGGCCAGCGCACCCGTCGCGCGACGGGTCGAAAACCGTTTGCCGGGCGCAGATGCCAACCCTTATCTGGCCATTGCGGCGAGCCTGGCCGCCGGTTTGCACGGCATCGAGCACCAGCTTGAACCCACCGCTGCCATTCAGGGTGTGTTCGAAGTGCCTGAAGCGTTGTCTCTGCCATGTACCTTGCATGCGGCCCTTGAGCGTCTCAAGCGCAGTGATTTAGCAAAGGAACTGTTCGGCCATGAGTTCATCGAAGGATACATTGCGTCCAAGACCCTGGAGCTGACCAGCTTCCATGACGAAATAACCCCCTGGGAACGTCGCGTTCTGGCGACTCAGGCTTAA
- a CDS encoding type VI secretion system tip protein VgrG, translating to MSRSQPPFRFSLTLDGFTGDLQVLSFTGKEAISTPYAFELVLISERSDLDLVALLHTPAFLAYAAEGVGIHGHIHSIAQGDTRQRLTFYTLTLVPQLAYLEHRTHQRVFQQLTVEQVIGQLLEEHGIFSNACTFKLDTTYQARDYCVQYHETDLHFVQRLCEEEGIHYHFRHSAQGHHLVFGDGQSAFATLEHPAPFHSGSGLVAEEPSISRFAVGLNTRSTRSTLRDYHFETASREVVADYGPDGRSTERDLEDYRYPGHFKLEQRGQLLSQRALERQRADRCQASGESDQCTLSSGHFMTLSEHPQDAWNAMWLLTAIHHEGRQPQVLEESGTAPVETPADGFVQGYRNDFIATPWDVFYRPALKHPKPQVLGMQTARVSGPANEEVHCDSYGRVKVQFHWDREGQHNDSSSCWLRVASSWAGDRYGAVTLPRVGMEVLVAFLEGDPDKPVISGCLANSINPTPYPLPAHKTRSVLRSRSTPSGTGYNELHLEDRKGQELIYLHAQRDLEQHIKNDSHLQIDGLREETITGNSVSVLKGEDQRTVSGDRKVQINANDFRQVAVSSHTAVGVAMAVEAGMEVTVKAGAHVVLSAGACISLMAGGQHLLVSAAGIYVSSPILLGGVPIPGMQALPAVTSDVAPLTAAVLTPTQINSLKRNAPFCEECEKCKGGVCDI from the coding sequence ATGTCACGCTCACAGCCCCCATTTCGTTTCAGCCTGACCCTTGATGGCTTTACTGGCGACCTTCAGGTCCTGTCGTTCACCGGCAAAGAAGCCATCAGCACGCCCTACGCCTTTGAGCTGGTACTGATCAGTGAGCGCTCTGATCTGGACCTGGTGGCGCTGCTGCACACCCCCGCTTTTCTGGCCTATGCCGCCGAGGGGGTGGGCATTCACGGGCACATCCATTCCATCGCCCAAGGCGACACCCGCCAGCGCCTGACGTTTTACACCCTGACCCTGGTGCCGCAGCTGGCTTACCTTGAGCACCGCACCCACCAGCGGGTTTTCCAGCAACTGACGGTCGAGCAGGTCATTGGCCAGCTCCTTGAAGAGCACGGCATTTTCAGCAACGCCTGCACCTTCAAGCTCGACACGACGTATCAGGCCCGCGATTACTGCGTGCAGTACCACGAAACCGACCTGCATTTTGTCCAGCGCCTGTGCGAAGAAGAAGGCATCCACTACCACTTCCGGCACTCCGCGCAAGGCCACCACCTGGTGTTCGGCGACGGCCAAAGCGCCTTCGCCACACTCGAACACCCCGCACCCTTTCACAGCGGCAGCGGCCTGGTGGCCGAAGAGCCGTCAATCAGCCGCTTTGCCGTGGGCCTGAACACCCGTTCCACCCGCAGCACCTTGCGCGACTACCACTTCGAAACCGCCAGCCGCGAGGTCGTCGCGGATTATGGCCCCGATGGCCGATCCACCGAGCGCGACCTCGAAGACTATCGCTACCCCGGCCACTTCAAACTGGAACAACGCGGCCAACTGCTGAGCCAGCGGGCATTGGAACGTCAGCGTGCCGACCGGTGCCAGGCCAGCGGCGAAAGTGACCAGTGCACCTTAAGCAGCGGCCACTTCATGACCCTCAGCGAGCACCCGCAGGACGCCTGGAACGCGATGTGGTTGCTGACAGCCATCCATCACGAAGGCAGGCAGCCGCAAGTGCTGGAAGAGTCCGGTACCGCGCCCGTTGAAACACCGGCCGACGGCTTTGTGCAGGGCTATCGCAACGACTTCATCGCCACCCCGTGGGACGTGTTCTATCGCCCCGCACTCAAACACCCCAAGCCACAGGTGCTGGGCATGCAGACCGCCCGTGTCAGCGGCCCCGCCAACGAAGAGGTGCATTGCGACTCGTACGGCCGGGTCAAGGTGCAATTCCATTGGGACCGCGAAGGCCAACACAACGACAGCAGCAGTTGCTGGCTGCGCGTGGCGTCCAGTTGGGCCGGTGACCGTTACGGCGCCGTGACCCTCCCGCGTGTAGGCATGGAAGTGTTGGTGGCGTTTCTTGAGGGTGATCCGGACAAACCGGTCATTTCGGGTTGTCTGGCCAACAGCATCAACCCCACACCCTATCCACTGCCCGCCCACAAAACCCGCAGCGTATTGCGCAGCCGCAGCACCCCAAGCGGCACTGGCTACAACGAACTGCACCTCGAAGACCGCAAAGGCCAGGAACTGATCTACCTGCACGCCCAGCGCGACCTTGAGCAACACATCAAAAACGACAGCCATCTGCAAATCGACGGCCTGCGCGAAGAAACCATCACTGGCAACAGCGTCTCGGTGCTCAAAGGCGAAGACCAGCGCACGGTCAGCGGCGATCGCAAAGTCCAAATCAACGCCAACGACTTTCGCCAAGTGGCCGTCAGCAGCCACACCGCTGTCGGAGTGGCGATGGCCGTCGAAGCGGGCATGGAAGTCACGGTCAAGGCCGGAGCTCACGTGGTCTTGTCGGCCGGGGCCTGCATCTCGCTGATGGCCGGCGGCCAACACCTGCTCGTGAGTGCCGCCGGGATTTATGTCAGTTCACCGATTTTGCTCGGCGGGGTGCCGATACCGGGAATGCAGGCGCTGCCTGCCGTCACCTCTGACGTTGCGCCGCTGACAGCTGCCGTGCTCACCCCCACCCAAATCAACAGCCTCAAGCGCAACGCACCTTTCTGCGAAGAGTGCGAAAAATGCAAAGGAGGCGTGTGTGACATCTGA
- a CDS encoding Imm50 family immunity protein has protein sequence MKYWNDLDGSVFFNKVFSAPVAIGVVQLFAITIDNNTPNVILEFDITELPDMPPEKWKKNGFNTCRIGINISNIKNLHIKNVPTKENLVAIISKPSNTYIVQLSNKDSLIEFTAQHILLCGPSVYINSTTEV, from the coding sequence ATGAAATACTGGAATGATTTAGATGGGAGTGTTTTTTTTAACAAGGTTTTTAGTGCACCAGTAGCAATTGGAGTAGTGCAGCTGTTTGCAATAACAATTGACAACAATACACCCAATGTAATATTGGAGTTTGACATCACTGAATTACCAGACATGCCTCCTGAGAAATGGAAAAAAAATGGATTCAATACATGTCGAATCGGTATAAATATTTCAAATATAAAAAACCTGCACATTAAAAATGTGCCTACAAAGGAAAACCTCGTCGCAATTATAAGTAAACCCAGCAACACATACATAGTCCAACTATCAAATAAAGACTCGCTGATAGAGTTCACCGCTCAGCACATCCTGCTTTGCGGTCCGTCGGTATATATTAATTCCACAACTGAAGTGTAG